One genomic window of Deltaproteobacteria bacterium includes the following:
- a CDS encoding 4Fe-4S dicluster domain-containing protein, whose protein sequence is MAFRIIETCIGCTACVKRCPTDAITGERKGLHIIWPELCIDCGACGPVCPVDAILDQYGNVQHMLKKNERPLAFVYEQACTGCEKCVERCPFEALEMVHVKDPNSFLGVVSVIEKNCTGCRECEKACPYDAIFIYRKDRVPEWLKNSRVEKAA, encoded by the coding sequence ATGGCTTTTCGCATCATCGAGACGTGCATTGGCTGCACTGCCTGTGTGAAGCGCTGTCCCACCGACGCGATCACCGGTGAGCGCAAGGGCCTCCACATCATCTGGCCGGAGCTGTGCATCGACTGCGGCGCCTGCGGTCCGGTATGCCCGGTGGATGCCATTCTCGATCAATACGGCAACGTGCAGCACATGCTGAAGAAGAACGAGCGCCCGCTGGCCTTCGTCTACGAGCAGGCGTGCACCGGTTGCGAGAAGTGCGTCGAGCGCTGCCCGTTCGAGGCGCTGGAGATGGTGCACGTCAAGGACCCGAACAGCTTCCTCGGCGTGGTCAGCGTGATCGAGAAGAACTGCACCGGCTGCCGCGAATGCGAGAAGGCCTGCCCGTACGACGCGATCTTCATCTACCGGAAGGACCGCGTCCCCGAGTGGCTGAAGAACTCCCGCGTCGAGAAGGCAGCGTAG
- a CDS encoding ABC transporter ATP-binding protein, which yields MAAIEAHGLSKSFGGRPACRDVSFAAERGEVFGFLGPNGAGKTTTLRMLAGLYAPDAGSARVAGCEISPGRPGGAELRARVGLLTESPGFYDRLTARENLLYFAELQRAPQPGRRCDALLDRFALREHADRPFAELSRGMKQKLAIARALVHDPEVILLDEPTVGLDPEATREVRGLIADLAAGNATIVLCTHHLDEVERLCSRAAFIAGRLVGIHEIRRGNLVRIELAEPFQPDAVRALCRSLRVSGTSLFIEPLADVPEIVAALVRAGARVAGVTPQQDRLEDAWLQLLAEARAA from the coding sequence TTGGCGGCGATCGAGGCGCATGGGCTCTCCAAATCCTTCGGCGGCCGCCCGGCGTGCCGGGACGTGTCCTTCGCGGCGGAGCGGGGGGAGGTCTTCGGCTTCCTGGGGCCGAACGGGGCCGGCAAGACGACGACGCTGCGCATGCTCGCGGGCCTCTATGCCCCGGACGCGGGCAGCGCGCGTGTCGCCGGGTGCGAGATCTCGCCAGGTCGCCCCGGAGGCGCGGAGCTGAGGGCGCGCGTCGGGCTGCTCACCGAATCACCCGGTTTCTACGATCGGCTGACCGCGCGAGAGAACCTGCTCTATTTCGCGGAGCTGCAGCGGGCGCCGCAGCCCGGCCGCAGATGCGACGCGCTGCTGGATCGCTTCGCGCTGCGCGAGCACGCCGATCGTCCGTTCGCCGAGCTCTCGCGGGGAATGAAGCAGAAGCTCGCCATCGCCCGCGCGCTGGTGCACGACCCGGAGGTGATCCTCCTCGACGAGCCCACGGTCGGGCTCGATCCGGAAGCGACGCGCGAGGTCCGGGGCTTGATCGCGGACCTTGCCGCCGGGAACGCGACGATCGTGCTCTGCACGCACCACCTCGACGAGGTCGAGCGCCTCTGCTCGCGCGCCGCCTTCATCGCCGGACGCCTGGTCGGCATCCACGAGATCCGCCGCGGCAACCTGGTGCGCATCGAGCTCGCCGAACCGTTCCAGCCGGACGCCGTTCGCGCCCTCTGCCGCTCGCTGCGTGTCTCGGGAACCAGCCTCTTCATCGAGCCGCTCGCCGATGTGCCGGAGATCGTCGCTGCGTTGGTCCGCGCGGGTGCGCGCGTGGCAGGCGTAACGCCGCAGCAGGACAGGCTCGAGGACGCCTGGTTGCAGCTGCTCGCCGAGGCGCGCGCCGCATGA
- a CDS encoding aminopeptidase P family protein — MSIGTRSVTLAVPMLLPLLAAAGFAHPNPQPPPELPASLYRDRRERLMKEIGGCATAIAAQGEPTGVVQEYRQDDDFFWLTGINEPGAWLILMPKAKYRRHVLFLRPRDPEAERWTGPRAPLSPSLKAQYAVDEVRRGNGGKWLLGSAPAHDCLAVVAPAEDLKDERTDVQALKQGAGALGLKLVYKRDLLARMRSAHAPEEIALLERAVTITRAGHDAAARATVPGVSERDVQTQMEFAFFGAGATGLAYGTIVGSGENGAVLHWGQNSRMLRSGDLVVIDAGAEYGRYASDVTRTYPVSGKFTEEQAKVYRAVYQAQEDILAAIRPGASMSDLQKAAEESLRRSGYLDKFIHGFGHFVGLNVHDAGEYDLPIPAGAVFTVEPGVYLPERGFGVRIEDEVLFLGDGKWRLLTADFPRKLEDVEAWVARARR, encoded by the coding sequence ATGTCAATCGGAACCCGTTCGGTTACCCTCGCCGTCCCCATGTTGCTCCCGCTGCTGGCCGCCGCCGGGTTCGCGCACCCGAATCCGCAACCTCCGCCCGAGCTTCCCGCCTCCCTCTACCGCGACCGCCGCGAACGCCTGATGAAGGAGATCGGCGGGTGCGCCACCGCCATCGCCGCGCAGGGCGAGCCCACCGGCGTAGTGCAGGAGTACAGGCAGGACGACGATTTCTTCTGGCTGACCGGCATCAACGAGCCCGGCGCCTGGCTCATCCTGATGCCCAAGGCGAAGTACAGGCGGCACGTCCTCTTTCTCCGTCCGCGGGATCCCGAGGCGGAGCGCTGGACGGGACCGCGCGCGCCGCTCAGCCCCTCGCTGAAAGCGCAGTACGCCGTCGACGAAGTGCGGCGCGGAAACGGGGGCAAATGGCTGCTCGGGTCGGCGCCGGCGCACGACTGTCTCGCCGTCGTCGCGCCGGCGGAAGACCTCAAGGACGAGCGCACCGACGTGCAGGCGCTGAAGCAGGGGGCGGGCGCCCTGGGCCTGAAGCTGGTCTACAAGCGGGATCTGCTCGCGCGGATGCGCTCGGCGCATGCTCCAGAGGAGATTGCGCTGCTCGAGCGGGCCGTGACCATCACGCGGGCAGGTCACGATGCGGCGGCGCGCGCGACCGTACCGGGAGTGAGCGAGCGCGACGTGCAGACGCAGATGGAGTTCGCGTTTTTCGGCGCCGGCGCGACGGGGCTCGCCTACGGCACCATCGTGGGGAGCGGCGAGAACGGAGCGGTGCTTCATTGGGGCCAGAACTCGCGCATGCTGCGTTCCGGCGACCTGGTCGTAATCGACGCGGGCGCCGAGTACGGACGGTATGCGTCCGACGTCACGCGCACCTACCCGGTGAGCGGCAAGTTCACCGAAGAGCAGGCCAAAGTGTACCGAGCGGTGTACCAGGCGCAGGAGGACATTCTCGCTGCCATCCGGCCGGGCGCGTCGATGAGCGACCTGCAAAAAGCGGCGGAGGAATCGCTACGGCGGAGCGGATATCTGGACAAGTTCATTCACGGCTTCGGCCACTTCGTCGGCCTCAACGTCCACGACGCCGGCGAGTACGACCTGCCGATCCCCGCCGGCGCGGTCTTCACGGTCGAGCCGGGCGTCTATCTTCCCGAGCGCGGCTTCGGCGTGCGCATCGAGGACGAGGTGCTCTTCCTCGGCGACGGCAAGTGGCGGCTGCTGACCGCGGATTTTCCCCGGAAGCTGGAAGACGTGGAAGCGTGGGTGGCGCGGGCGCGACGCTGA
- a CDS encoding DUF420 domain-containing protein gives MTLAESLPTVNATLNGASACALFAGYWAIRTRRYSLHWKCMAAAFTASSLFLVGYLTRFALTGVHRYQGPFRSFYLVLLGTHTVLAVVALPLILRTMWLSAVRKSFQKHRRLAVWTFPVWAYVSVTGVVVYWMLYRLPV, from the coding sequence TTGACACTGGCGGAATCGTTGCCGACGGTCAACGCGACGCTCAACGGCGCCAGCGCCTGCGCTCTCTTCGCCGGGTACTGGGCCATCCGCACGCGGCGCTACAGCTTGCATTGGAAATGCATGGCGGCGGCCTTCACCGCCTCGTCGCTTTTCCTGGTGGGATATCTGACCCGGTTCGCGCTCACGGGCGTCCATCGGTACCAGGGGCCGTTCCGCAGCTTCTACCTGGTGCTGCTCGGCACGCACACGGTGCTCGCCGTCGTCGCTCTGCCGTTGATCCTGCGGACGATGTGGCTGTCGGCGGTGCGCAAGAGCTTCCAGAAGCACAGGCGCCTGGCCGTGTGGACGTTCCCCGTCTGGGCATATGTCTCGGTGACCGGCGTCGTCGTCTATTGGATGCTCTACCGATTGCCTGTATAG
- a CDS encoding response regulator, translating to MPPAAATRDTLARWTEASRSTALANIGRDGSCDANARFVALNSGRGAWRWLSGPHARVRYSSLSELVRGEAATLAPVPYLSRFQREAQIVEVRLERLEGGEAIAVIHDVTAEAQRQRELQREREALLHEERMHAMGVLASGMAHDLNHALNVIALRVATLRADPQLSGTRRTLDVLARVVRDAARIVARLQDLARRRRDRPSDPLDLAAVLTGALEMARTEADTARVRIEADVPPLPLVRGSAAELAHVFGSLLLHAREQMPDGGAVRVRAREDRGRVVVTIRDSGEGMYEEDLARLFDPFSGVAGESALGLSVAWGVMSRLGGSLQAQSRRGEGTILTLTFPLATLPRREPPVVVPKERRRGRILIVDDELDNLDVLREVLELEGQEVESARSGPEALALLDRGEPFDLVLCDVGMPEMSGWHVAREIQRIAPGTAVWMLTGWANEIGESDPRRRYVRGVLAKPLDLEQLRSLLTAAPQPTAPAPNASAMH from the coding sequence ATGCCCCCCGCCGCCGCGACGCGCGACACGCTCGCGCGATGGACTGAAGCGTCCCGGAGCACGGCGCTTGCAAACATCGGCCGGGACGGAAGCTGCGATGCGAACGCGCGCTTCGTCGCTCTGAACTCCGGCAGGGGAGCGTGGCGCTGGCTCAGCGGACCCCATGCGCGGGTGCGGTATTCGAGCCTCTCCGAGCTGGTTCGCGGCGAGGCGGCGACCCTGGCACCAGTTCCCTACTTGTCGAGGTTCCAGCGCGAGGCGCAGATCGTCGAGGTGCGGCTCGAGCGCCTGGAGGGTGGCGAGGCGATCGCCGTGATCCACGACGTCACCGCGGAGGCGCAGCGACAGCGCGAGCTGCAGCGCGAGCGCGAGGCGCTCCTGCACGAAGAGCGGATGCATGCCATGGGCGTATTGGCCTCGGGCATGGCACACGACCTGAATCACGCGTTGAACGTGATCGCGCTTCGGGTGGCCACCCTGCGCGCCGATCCCCAGCTCTCCGGCACACGCCGCACGCTCGACGTGCTGGCGCGCGTGGTGCGCGACGCTGCCCGCATCGTCGCCCGACTACAGGACCTCGCTCGCCGGCGGCGCGACCGCCCCAGCGATCCGCTCGACCTCGCCGCCGTCCTCACCGGAGCGTTGGAGATGGCCCGGACGGAGGCCGATACCGCCCGGGTGCGGATCGAGGCCGACGTGCCTCCCCTGCCGCTGGTGCGCGGATCCGCCGCTGAGCTGGCGCACGTCTTCGGAAGCCTGCTGCTGCACGCGCGCGAGCAGATGCCCGACGGAGGCGCGGTCCGCGTCAGGGCGCGTGAGGATCGCGGCCGCGTCGTAGTCACCATCCGCGACTCCGGCGAGGGAATGTACGAGGAAGACCTCGCGCGCCTGTTCGATCCCTTCTCGGGCGTCGCCGGAGAGAGCGCGCTCGGGCTCTCGGTGGCCTGGGGCGTGATGTCTCGCCTGGGCGGATCGCTGCAGGCCCAGAGCCGGCGCGGCGAGGGCACCATCCTGACGCTCACGTTTCCGCTCGCCACGCTGCCGCGGCGGGAACCGCCCGTGGTTGTGCCGAAGGAGCGGCGCCGCGGCCGCATCCTCATCGTGGACGACGAGCTGGACAACCTCGACGTGCTCCGCGAGGTGCTGGAGCTCGAGGGCCAGGAGGTCGAGTCCGCGCGCAGCGGTCCGGAGGCGCTCGCGCTCCTCGACCGCGGCGAGCCGTTCGATCTGGTCCTCTGCGACGTAGGGATGCCGGAGATGAGCGGGTGGCACGTCGCCCGCGAGATCCAGCGGATCGCTCCCGGTACGGCGGTGTGGATGCTGACGGGGTGGGCGAACGAGATCGGCGAGTCGGATCCCCGGCGCCGCTACGTCCGCGGCGTATTGGCCAAGCCGCTCGATCTGGAGCAGCTTCGTTCCCTGCTCACGGCAGCGCCGCAACCGACGGCGCCGGCGCCCAACGCCTCGGCGATGCACTGA
- a CDS encoding TIGR02300 family protein: MARDLGTKYVCYKCGTKFYDLKKPVPACPKCGADQREAPVAKPTSARAAKAVPAKEPEEAEAPATDDEEAETEDDEKEDED, translated from the coding sequence ATGGCACGCGATCTCGGCACCAAGTACGTCTGCTACAAGTGCGGCACCAAGTTCTACGATCTGAAAAAGCCGGTGCCGGCGTGCCCGAAGTGCGGCGCCGACCAGCGCGAAGCGCCGGTCGCGAAGCCCACCTCCGCGCGGGCCGCGAAGGCGGTTCCCGCCAAGGAGCCCGAAGAGGCGGAGGCCCCTGCCACCGACGACGAGGAGGCGGAGACCGAGGACGACGAAAAGGAAGACGAGGACTAG
- a CDS encoding zf-HC2 domain-containing protein — protein MNLDLGGPGAGCSAMRVRRLLAGELSGVEKERTEAHVEGCERCAAVRKAIATERDALRRNVPFPEFAAAVAEKLAHRSQRSFATRWAPLAAAAAVALIAGTLLVRRPVETETVRSKGAASAQLFVQDGKGVHELAAGEPLADGARLLLSLQPSGRKRAAVVLVEPGEASVIYQGPAVNGTLPEAFVWTGRGVATLLVVLSDSAVDATAIRSAADAPRGSDVLTVTLRR, from the coding sequence GTGAACCTCGACCTCGGCGGCCCCGGCGCCGGCTGCTCGGCCATGCGCGTGCGCAGGTTGCTCGCGGGCGAGCTCTCCGGCGTGGAGAAGGAGCGGACGGAGGCGCACGTCGAAGGCTGCGAGCGCTGCGCGGCGGTGCGGAAGGCAATCGCGACGGAGCGCGACGCGCTCCGCCGCAACGTTCCCTTCCCGGAGTTCGCGGCGGCGGTGGCGGAGAAGCTTGCACACCGATCGCAGCGCAGCTTCGCGACGCGCTGGGCGCCCCTGGCGGCGGCAGCCGCCGTCGCGCTGATCGCCGGAACCTTGCTCGTGCGCAGGCCGGTCGAGACCGAGACCGTACGCAGCAAGGGAGCTGCTTCCGCGCAACTGTTCGTTCAGGATGGCAAGGGCGTGCACGAGCTCGCGGCCGGCGAGCCGCTGGCCGACGGCGCGAGGCTGCTGCTGTCGCTACAGCCTTCAGGACGAAAGCGCGCGGCTGTCGTGCTGGTGGAACCCGGCGAGGCGAGCGTCATCTACCAGGGGCCGGCCGTGAACGGCACGCTGCCCGAGGCCTTCGTTTGGACCGGAAGGGGCGTTGCCACCCTGCTGGTCGTGCTGTCGGATTCGGCGGTGGACGCGACGGCGATCCGTTCCGCCGCGGATGCGCCCCGCGGCTCCGACGTCCTCACGGTGACGCTGCGGCGATGA
- a CDS encoding caspase family protein, which produces MRSAKTICAAALLAALPALAEARRFALVVGDTKGGAGTRPLRYAERDARRMHAILTRLGGVRPEDARLLTAATAEEVRSALGDLAARADQARARGDETVLLVYYSGHAKDGDLRLGDTRMPLVELRDALRNAPADVRIGLLDSCQSGAITRAKGVRAAPAFDVQQAQAASTRPRGLVLIASSSADEESQESDEIGASFFTHYLASGLLGDADASGDGKVTLAEAYAYAYARTVGETAETRAGAQHPVYLYDLGGAGDVVLTELAPARGAMVFPVSAEGVYVVLDGSRRAIAEVAKARGDQRRLALAPGDYLVKKRDGDSLLVGSFSLADGPVEVADGRLSRRPLSDDPQKGASGPRWSVLGAGGGQFFFDSAARNGLFPPAVLAGAELGVRDDLGHDLAWAVDLAVGGGAATLKLPGTTPIPERFFELTGGASLWRDFAVGDSWTVSVGARVAFLYLGRTFDNHPELPSQNFFTLTPGLTTAVSWRFAERWSAVARGRLNYLFYNVDKAQNLGYAELALGVDYALGW; this is translated from the coding sequence ATGAGATCGGCGAAAACGATCTGCGCCGCGGCGCTCCTGGCCGCGCTGCCCGCGCTCGCGGAAGCACGCCGCTTCGCCCTGGTGGTCGGCGACACCAAGGGCGGGGCGGGGACGCGGCCGCTCCGGTACGCCGAGCGCGACGCGCGGCGCATGCATGCCATCCTCACCCGCCTGGGCGGCGTGCGCCCGGAAGACGCGCGCCTGCTCACCGCTGCGACCGCCGAGGAGGTGCGCTCGGCGTTGGGCGATCTCGCTGCGCGGGCGGACCAGGCGAGAGCGCGCGGCGACGAGACGGTGCTGCTCGTCTACTACTCCGGCCACGCCAAGGACGGCGATCTGCGCCTCGGCGACACCCGGATGCCACTCGTGGAGCTGCGCGATGCCTTGCGGAACGCGCCCGCCGACGTGCGCATCGGACTGCTCGATTCCTGCCAGTCGGGAGCGATCACCCGCGCCAAGGGCGTGCGCGCGGCCCCGGCGTTCGACGTCCAGCAGGCGCAGGCCGCATCGACGCGCCCGCGCGGCCTCGTACTGATCGCCAGCTCCAGCGCCGACGAGGAGTCTCAGGAGTCGGACGAGATCGGCGCCTCGTTCTTCACCCACTATCTCGCCTCGGGGCTTCTCGGCGACGCGGACGCAAGCGGGGACGGCAAGGTGACGCTGGCGGAGGCGTATGCCTACGCCTACGCACGCACCGTGGGCGAGACCGCGGAGACGCGCGCCGGCGCCCAGCATCCCGTCTACCTCTACGACCTGGGCGGTGCGGGCGACGTGGTGCTCACCGAGCTGGCTCCGGCGCGCGGCGCGATGGTCTTTCCCGTCTCCGCGGAGGGCGTCTACGTGGTGCTCGACGGATCGAGGCGCGCCATCGCCGAGGTGGCGAAGGCCCGCGGAGACCAGCGCCGCCTCGCCCTCGCTCCCGGAGACTATCTGGTGAAGAAGCGGGACGGCGACTCGCTGCTGGTCGGCAGCTTCAGCCTCGCGGACGGTCCGGTGGAGGTCGCGGACGGCCGGCTCTCGCGGCGGCCCCTCAGCGACGACCCGCAGAAGGGAGCTTCCGGACCGCGCTGGAGCGTGCTCGGCGCCGGCGGAGGGCAGTTCTTTTTCGATTCCGCGGCCCGGAACGGACTCTTTCCCCCGGCGGTGCTCGCCGGGGCGGAGCTGGGCGTCCGCGACGATCTCGGCCACGACCTGGCCTGGGCAGTCGATCTCGCGGTGGGCGGTGGCGCGGCGACGCTCAAGCTTCCAGGGACCACGCCGATCCCGGAGCGGTTCTTCGAGCTGACCGGCGGCGCTTCGCTCTGGCGCGACTTCGCCGTCGGGGACTCGTGGACCGTCTCCGTCGGCGCGCGCGTTGCGTTTTTGTATCTGGGGCGCACCTTCGACAACCATCCGGAGCTGCCCAGCCAGAATTTCTTCACGCTCACGCCGGGTCTGACGACGGCGGTCAGCTGGCGGTTCGCGGAACGCTGGTCGGCGGTCGCCCGCGGACGGCTCAACTACCTCTTCTACAACGTCGACAAGGCGCAGAACCTCGGTTACGCCGAGCTCGCGCTGGGGGTGGACTATGCGCTGGGTTGGTAG
- a CDS encoding SCO family protein, translated as MQAVAEKPGKLVLHPGWIAFAAIVLAVPMGALLLRQSVAPDLPMLGELPAFSLVAEDGKPFAKEDLLGNVWIADFVFTSCSDACPRLQAKMKKLQDRLIPPEQGGNIRLLSISVDPERDTPEKLKQYGEIFGARAGLWRSLTGRQQEVERTVVRGFHTAMAKVPRDPADAHLEAFEIMHGERLVLVDRMGRIRGYYDADDRDRLLRDARGLTVGGRG; from the coding sequence ATGCAGGCCGTTGCCGAGAAGCCCGGAAAGCTCGTCCTCCACCCCGGCTGGATCGCTTTCGCCGCTATCGTGCTCGCCGTGCCGATGGGGGCCCTGCTGTTGCGGCAATCAGTCGCGCCCGACCTGCCCATGCTGGGCGAGCTGCCCGCCTTCTCGCTGGTCGCGGAGGACGGGAAGCCGTTCGCGAAGGAAGATCTGCTCGGGAACGTCTGGATCGCCGACTTCGTCTTCACCTCCTGCTCGGACGCCTGCCCACGGCTGCAGGCGAAGATGAAGAAGCTGCAGGACCGGCTGATCCCGCCGGAGCAGGGCGGGAACATCAGGCTGCTCTCCATCAGCGTGGATCCCGAGCGCGACACGCCGGAGAAGCTGAAGCAGTACGGCGAGATTTTCGGCGCACGCGCGGGACTATGGCGCTCGCTCACCGGGCGGCAGCAGGAGGTGGAGCGCACCGTGGTGCGCGGCTTCCACACCGCGATGGCGAAGGTGCCGCGAGACCCGGCCGACGCGCACCTGGAGGCGTTCGAGATCATGCACGGGGAGCGGCTGGTGCTCGTCGATCGCATGGGCCGCATCCGCGGGTATTACGACGCGGATGATCGCGACCGCCTGCTCCGCGACGCTCGCGGCCTCACCGTCGGGGGGCGAGGTTGA
- a CDS encoding ABC transporter permease: MMRVVLRKELLELRRSPVLLLSMASLPLVVVAVPVLLLAWLVHAAPEQALASIKDLYDVHAPGGPVVAIGGILAVKWLPMFLVLPIFLPILVAAQSIGGERERRTLEPLLATRVSTLSIVLGKSIAAMVPALAMTWIAAVLFCTGIDAVAGRLLLPDAAWTFAILVLSPLLALFGNAAAVVVSSRILDPRAAQNLSATTVLPLVALLVFELAGRISLGPRFYFALAGGVALADLALIALAIRLFDRERLLTRWR; this comes from the coding sequence ATGATGCGCGTCGTCCTCCGCAAGGAGCTCCTCGAGCTGCGCCGTTCGCCGGTGCTGCTCTTGTCGATGGCCTCCCTCCCGCTGGTCGTCGTCGCCGTTCCCGTCCTGCTCCTCGCCTGGCTCGTGCATGCCGCGCCGGAGCAGGCGCTGGCCTCCATCAAGGACCTGTACGACGTGCACGCTCCGGGAGGACCGGTCGTCGCCATCGGCGGAATCCTCGCCGTCAAATGGCTTCCGATGTTCCTCGTTCTCCCCATCTTCCTGCCGATCCTCGTCGCGGCGCAGTCCATCGGCGGCGAGCGGGAGCGGCGCACGCTCGAGCCGCTGCTGGCCACGCGCGTGAGCACCCTCAGCATCGTCCTCGGCAAGAGCATCGCGGCGATGGTGCCGGCGCTGGCGATGACCTGGATCGCCGCCGTCCTCTTCTGCACCGGCATCGATGCCGTCGCCGGGCGGCTCTTGCTGCCGGACGCGGCCTGGACGTTCGCGATCCTGGTCCTCTCGCCCCTGTTGGCCCTGTTCGGCAACGCCGCCGCCGTGGTGGTTTCCTCGCGCATCCTCGATCCGCGCGCGGCGCAGAACCTGTCCGCCACGACCGTGCTCCCGCTGGTGGCGCTGCTCGTCTTCGAGCTCGCGGGGCGGATCTCGCTCGGACCGCGCTTCTACTTCGCGCTCGCCGGCGGCGTCGCGCTGGCCGATCTGGCGCTGATCGCGCTCGCCATCCGCCTCTTCGACCGGGAGCGACTGCTCACCAGGTGGAGGTAA
- a CDS encoding sigma-70 family RNA polymerase sigma factor has translation MSAGLLAELYETHAAAVYGRCRYLLKDEAEAKDALQDVFVKVLQALPEFRAAASASTWVLRIATHHCLNLLRARKALWREQLRAAQADRRQETEGPDRRELVRVLLAAAPEEAQEVAVLYFVDELTQAEIALEVGRSLPTVRKRLREFLACAREALGVELEGADL, from the coding sequence ATGTCCGCGGGGCTCCTCGCCGAGCTGTACGAGACCCACGCGGCCGCGGTCTACGGCCGGTGCCGGTATCTCTTGAAGGACGAGGCGGAAGCGAAGGACGCGCTCCAGGACGTATTCGTCAAGGTCCTGCAGGCGCTGCCGGAATTTCGCGCCGCCGCATCGGCGAGCACCTGGGTCCTGCGGATCGCCACGCACCACTGCCTGAACCTGCTTCGCGCCCGCAAGGCGCTCTGGCGCGAGCAGCTCCGGGCGGCGCAGGCGGACCGCAGGCAGGAGACGGAAGGGCCGGATCGCCGCGAGCTCGTGCGCGTCCTGCTCGCCGCCGCGCCGGAAGAAGCGCAGGAGGTGGCGGTGCTCTACTTCGTGGACGAGCTGACGCAGGCGGAGATCGCTTTGGAGGTTGGCAGGAGTCTGCCCACTGTGAGGAAGCGCCTGCGGGAGTTCCTCGCCTGCGCCCGCGAGGCGCTCGGCGTCGAGCTGGAAGGAGCGGACCTGTGA
- a CDS encoding NAD(P)/FAD-dependent oxidoreductase, whose amino-acid sequence MRAQADVIVVGAGHNGLVAALMLARRGLDVLVLEEKDVVGGAARTERPFARVPGLGTSTGAYLLGLMPPELLRTLGIELPLLRRDPHYFLPTTGKRYLLFGSNANAMREQFLSFFSEQDWRANEALQREISAIRDDVAPTWLEEPLSLEDTAAKYVRPALRQIFVDLCRKPVGQYLDRFGFRSDLLKAMYAVTDGFSGLSGDWDTPGTGMNFLVHNMCRLPGSDGTWMIVRGGMGTVTQTLAGAARQAGATIETGRGARAIATGPLRVSLHDGTEVRARAVVVNADPFRLRELIGGEKVPEAWNARVEGYRRDGTTLKVNLALKELPRFTCLPHDRGQFGTTMHLLPDEPKVMEAMHRAFADVKAGRLPEFPTIEWYVHTTVDPSLRDAHGHHNSALFVQWVPYALSGTSWDAEESRYVRHLLHICDRFAPGTSALVADAFPLTPPKIEQHFGISRGHIHHVDNSFGFADRLPYATPVEGVYSCSAGCHPAGSVIGAAGHNAAARVLRDLAA is encoded by the coding sequence ATGCGCGCGCAGGCAGACGTCATTGTGGTCGGCGCGGGCCACAACGGCCTCGTCGCCGCGCTGATGCTCGCCCGGCGCGGGCTCGACGTCCTGGTGCTCGAGGAAAAGGACGTGGTGGGGGGCGCCGCGCGCACGGAGCGGCCGTTCGCGCGCGTGCCCGGACTTGGCACGTCGACGGGCGCCTACCTGCTCGGACTGATGCCGCCCGAGCTGCTGCGCACGCTCGGCATCGAGCTCCCGCTGCTGCGGCGCGATCCGCACTACTTCCTGCCGACGACCGGGAAGCGGTACCTCCTGTTCGGATCCAATGCCAACGCGATGCGCGAGCAGTTCCTCAGCTTCTTCAGCGAGCAGGACTGGCGCGCAAACGAGGCGCTGCAGCGGGAAATCTCTGCCATCCGCGACGACGTCGCGCCCACCTGGCTGGAGGAGCCGCTGTCCCTCGAGGACACTGCCGCGAAGTACGTGCGGCCCGCGCTCCGGCAGATCTTTGTCGATCTCTGCCGGAAACCGGTCGGGCAGTATCTCGACCGGTTCGGTTTCCGCAGCGACCTGCTCAAGGCGATGTACGCCGTGACCGACGGGTTCTCGGGCCTGAGCGGCGACTGGGACACACCCGGGACCGGCATGAACTTCCTCGTCCACAACATGTGCCGGCTTCCCGGCAGCGACGGCACCTGGATGATCGTCCGGGGCGGTATGGGAACCGTGACGCAGACGCTCGCCGGTGCCGCAAGGCAGGCAGGAGCGACGATCGAGACCGGGCGCGGCGCCAGGGCAATCGCGACGGGACCGCTGCGCGTCTCCCTGCACGACGGAACGGAGGTGAGGGCGCGCGCGGTGGTGGTGAATGCCGACCCGTTCCGCCTGCGCGAGCTGATCGGCGGCGAGAAGGTGCCGGAGGCGTGGAACGCGCGCGTCGAGGGCTACCGCCGCGACGGGACCACGTTGAAGGTCAACCTCGCGCTGAAGGAGCTGCCGCGTTTCACCTGCCTTCCCCACGACCGCGGTCAATTTGGAACCACCATGCACCTGCTTCCCGACGAGCCGAAAGTGATGGAGGCGATGCACCGCGCCTTCGCGGACGTGAAAGCGGGCCGGCTGCCGGAGTTCCCGACCATCGAGTGGTACGTCCACACCACCGTCGACCCTTCCCTGCGCGACGCGCATGGGCACCACAACTCCGCGCTCTTCGTGCAGTGGGTGCCGTACGCGCTTTCGGGCACGAGCTGGGATGCGGAAGAATCGCGTTACGTGCGCCACCTCCTCCACATCTGCGATCGCTTCGCACCGGGCACCTCGGCGCTCGTCGCCGATGCTTTTCCCCTGACGCCGCCGAAGATCGAACAGCACTTCGGGATCTCGCGCGGCCACATCCACCACGTCGACAACTCCTTCGGATTCGCCGATCGCCTCCCCTATGCGACACCCGTCGAAGGCGTGTACTCGTGCAGCGCGGGTTGCCACCCCGCCGGCTCGGTGATCGGGGCGGCAGGGCACAATGCCGCCGCGCGGGTCTTGCGCGATCTCGCCGCCTGA